From the Teredinibacter turnerae T7901 genome, one window contains:
- a CDS encoding YebC/PmpR family DNA-binding transcriptional regulator yields the protein MAGHSKWANTRHRKAAQDAKRAKIFTKVIRELTVAAKAGGGNPEDNPKLRTTIDKALAANMKRDTIEKAIARGAGGADGESYDEITYEGYGVGGVAVLVECLTDNRNRTVSEVRHAFSKRGGNLGTDGSVAYLFARKGQLNFDPGCDEEKIMEVALEVGAEDIETHDDGSVDVITAFEDYLTVKDAMVAAGVEPANAEIALVPATQVEISSQEDADKTLGLIDMLEDLDDVQNVYTNADIPEAFLGE from the coding sequence ATGGCTGGCCATTCCAAGTGGGCGAACACCCGTCATCGTAAAGCGGCGCAGGATGCGAAGCGCGCGAAAATCTTTACCAAGGTTATTCGCGAGCTCACAGTTGCCGCGAAGGCGGGTGGTGGCAACCCGGAAGACAACCCTAAGCTGCGCACGACTATCGACAAAGCGCTTGCTGCCAACATGAAGCGCGACACGATTGAGAAAGCCATTGCGCGTGGCGCAGGTGGCGCCGATGGCGAAAGTTACGACGAAATAACCTACGAGGGTTATGGCGTCGGTGGTGTGGCGGTGTTGGTTGAGTGTTTAACCGATAACCGCAACCGCACCGTCTCGGAAGTTCGCCATGCGTTCAGTAAACGGGGTGGAAATCTGGGTACGGACGGTTCGGTGGCTTATTTGTTCGCCCGTAAGGGACAGCTGAATTTCGACCCCGGTTGCGATGAAGAAAAAATCATGGAGGTAGCGTTAGAGGTGGGAGCCGAAGACATTGAAACCCACGATGACGGCTCGGTGGATGTGATTACTGCGTTTGAAGATTATCTGACGGTTAAAGACGCGATGGTCGCCGCCGGGGTGGAGCCTGCCAATGCCGAAATTGCCTTGGTGCCTGCGACACAAGTGGAAATCAGCAGTCAGGAAGATGCCGACAAAACCCTTGGTTTGATCGATATGCTAGAAGATCTGGACGATGTTCAGAATGTTTATACAAACGCGGACATTCCAGAGGCTTTCCTCGGCGAATAG
- the secE gene encoding preprotein translocase subunit SecE, translated as MSTKVEEAQFSLDWLKWLVVIAIVLGGAVANSFYAGDLALYLRALVLIVLGGVAAFIAVNTAKGNAFWNLLKAAQVEVRKVVWPSRQETTQTTLIVAVVVVVTALILWGLDTGLGYLASLIIG; from the coding sequence ATGAGCACAAAAGTCGAAGAAGCACAGTTTTCGCTAGATTGGTTGAAGTGGTTGGTGGTTATAGCCATCGTTTTGGGTGGTGCGGTCGCTAACTCTTTTTATGCTGGTGATCTTGCTCTCTATTTACGGGCTTTGGTGTTGATAGTCCTGGGTGGTGTTGCTGCTTTTATTGCAGTCAACACAGCTAAAGGTAATGCTTTCTGGAATTTGCTCAAGGCGGCGCAGGTTGAAGTTCGTAAAGTAGTGTGGCCCTCCCGCCAGGAAACTACCCAAACCACGCTGATTGTTGCAGTTGTCGTTGTTGTCACTGCGCTAATTTTGTGGGGCCTGGACACCGGCTTAGGATACCTGGCTTCTCTTATCATTGGATAA
- a CDS encoding SPOR domain-containing protein, whose protein sequence is MRWILVSLVALNLLVLGWGLFTESDGQTTVSKQPQGFAYGHLQRLELLSESDLTAPASGGQSAANAAPVPDEPVKPLCELVGAFANQEVATTLVERLQAIEVKAKIKELALPAGTRYQVYLPPQSTRKAALRQLAELQAKKIDSYIIPKGELENGISLGMFSKKPLADEHLAKMRTLGLEPEVNIIERTYWEIWVMLEPGESKKMSGLAWSRALEGFADIERRQNFCLDVAS, encoded by the coding sequence ATGCGTTGGATATTAGTTTCGCTGGTGGCGCTCAATCTGCTGGTATTGGGTTGGGGGTTGTTCACCGAAAGCGACGGTCAGACTACTGTGTCAAAACAGCCTCAAGGCTTTGCATACGGACACTTGCAGCGGCTCGAGCTGTTGAGTGAGTCCGACTTAACTGCACCTGCGTCCGGCGGGCAGAGCGCTGCAAACGCGGCGCCCGTGCCGGATGAGCCCGTAAAGCCGCTGTGCGAATTAGTTGGTGCCTTCGCCAACCAGGAGGTGGCAACTACCTTAGTCGAGCGATTGCAAGCGATTGAAGTGAAAGCGAAAATTAAAGAATTGGCCCTTCCCGCTGGCACCCGTTATCAGGTATATTTGCCGCCCCAATCGACACGGAAGGCTGCTTTACGCCAATTGGCGGAATTGCAGGCTAAGAAAATCGATAGCTATATTATTCCAAAGGGTGAGCTTGAAAATGGCATATCTTTGGGAATGTTTAGTAAAAAGCCGCTCGCTGATGAGCATCTGGCTAAGATGCGTACACTTGGGCTGGAGCCCGAAGTAAACATAATCGAGCGTACTTATTGGGAAATCTGGGTCATGCTGGAGCCCGGTGAAAGTAAAAAAATGAGTGGTTTGGCTTGGAGTCGAGCGCTTGAAGGGTTTGCCGACATCGAAAGACGACAAAATTTTTGTTTAGATGTTGCTTCCTGA
- the birA gene encoding bifunctional biotin--[acetyl-CoA-carboxylase] ligase/biotin operon repressor BirA has protein sequence MNDSMLQLISLLDDGEIHSGAELGEALGISRAAVWKQLQQLQEMGVQVDSVKSKGYRIPGGLHLLSERDIRRGLSPEVAGLLAGIDIFPSLPSTNGHLLAAISQKGGERGRACLAEQQTAGRGRRGRTWHSPFAKNIYFSLVWRFDQGIAAMEGLSLATGVCICQALESLGIEGVKLKWPNDLLFQGAKLGGVLLEIAGDVSGECYVVLGIGLNVDMSTVATEDIDQAFTDLSSIAGGAQPNRNRVVGALLERLLPMLAKYHETGFAAYRSVWEEYNAHYDQWVALVSAQNRVEGRVLGVTDTGALRLACDTGERTFVGGEVSLRSAVEAE, from the coding sequence ATGAACGACTCCATGTTGCAGTTGATTTCTTTACTTGACGATGGCGAAATTCATTCCGGCGCTGAGTTGGGCGAAGCCCTGGGGATTAGCCGCGCTGCAGTGTGGAAACAACTGCAGCAACTACAGGAGATGGGCGTGCAAGTCGATTCAGTGAAATCGAAGGGCTATCGTATCCCCGGTGGTCTTCATCTTCTCAGTGAGCGGGATATTCGCCGGGGGCTTTCGCCAGAGGTAGCCGGATTGTTGGCGGGAATAGATATTTTTCCGTCTTTGCCGTCCACCAATGGGCATCTTTTGGCGGCGATAAGTCAGAAGGGCGGTGAGCGGGGGCGCGCTTGTTTGGCTGAGCAGCAAACAGCGGGGCGCGGCAGACGTGGACGCACCTGGCATAGCCCTTTTGCGAAGAATATTTATTTCTCGCTGGTCTGGCGTTTTGATCAGGGAATAGCTGCGATGGAAGGGCTCAGTCTCGCAACGGGCGTGTGTATCTGTCAGGCGTTGGAGTCGCTTGGTATCGAAGGCGTCAAACTGAAATGGCCGAATGATTTGTTGTTCCAGGGCGCGAAGCTTGGCGGCGTGTTGTTGGAAATTGCGGGTGACGTCAGTGGTGAGTGTTATGTGGTCTTAGGTATCGGGCTGAATGTCGATATGTCCACCGTAGCGACAGAGGATATCGATCAGGCGTTCACAGATCTGTCATCTATCGCAGGCGGCGCTCAACCTAATCGCAATCGCGTTGTCGGCGCTCTGCTTGAACGTTTGTTGCCAATGCTTGCCAAATATCACGAAACGGGCTTTGCAGCGTACCGGTCTGTCTGGGAGGAATACAACGCTCACTACGACCAGTGGGTAGCGCTGGTGTCTGCTCAGAATCGCGTTGAGGGCAGAGTGCTGGGCGTCACTGATACGGGGGCTCTGCGCCTGGCGTGCGACACTGGTGAGCGAACATTTGTTGGTGGGGAAGTTAGCTTGAGGTCTGCTGTCGAGGCTGAGTGA
- the alr gene encoding alanine racemase, with product MTHTLTINLSKIAANWQALNRFVSAPVDCGAVVKADAYSLGMAEVLPALYLAGCRTFYVANLGEALDARGILSDVCGSYSDVAIVVLGGCAPGEERRFIDYRLVPVLVSTAMLERWCTVNGGEHNVLGSILKLNTGMGRLGLEPAEFERVVQDPAYLARADVRMLMSHLACADEPEHSLNAEQLQRFRRALDVSSERYRPLTASLANSAGVCLGGDYHFNAVRPGLGLYTSFAQADACGLGLETAVELHLPVVQVRNLPAGESVGYGATYRAERDARLAVVAGGYADGLFRALSNRAHCWVCAPSGAGGWRVPVVGRISMDTTIVDISAVPEGVVAEGSRIEFIGEHVPLDDLAASAQTINYEILTSLGVRYKRHYIRANPS from the coding sequence GTGACACATACCCTCACAATAAATTTATCCAAAATTGCCGCCAATTGGCAGGCGCTTAATCGCTTCGTTTCAGCGCCTGTAGATTGTGGTGCTGTTGTAAAGGCTGATGCCTATAGCCTGGGCATGGCGGAAGTTCTGCCTGCACTTTATCTGGCCGGATGCCGGACATTCTATGTCGCCAACCTTGGCGAGGCGCTGGATGCGCGGGGAATATTATCTGATGTGTGCGGCAGCTATTCCGATGTCGCCATTGTGGTGCTTGGCGGCTGCGCGCCGGGGGAGGAGCGTCGCTTTATCGATTACCGATTGGTCCCTGTGCTGGTAAGTACCGCGATGCTGGAGCGATGGTGCACGGTCAATGGCGGCGAGCACAATGTGCTTGGGTCGATCTTGAAACTCAATACCGGCATGGGGCGGCTGGGCTTGGAGCCCGCTGAGTTTGAAAGGGTCGTACAAGATCCCGCCTATCTTGCGCGTGCTGACGTCCGCATGTTGATGAGCCACCTCGCTTGCGCAGATGAGCCTGAGCACTCACTAAATGCCGAACAATTACAGCGTTTTCGGCGCGCCCTTGACGTATCGTCGGAGCGTTATCGGCCGTTAACGGCATCTCTGGCGAACTCTGCAGGTGTGTGTCTTGGTGGCGACTACCATTTCAATGCGGTGCGGCCGGGCCTTGGTCTTTACACCAGTTTTGCCCAGGCGGACGCTTGTGGTCTGGGGTTGGAGACCGCTGTGGAATTGCATTTACCGGTGGTTCAGGTGCGCAACCTGCCTGCTGGCGAGTCGGTCGGATATGGCGCAACTTACCGGGCTGAGCGCGATGCGCGTTTGGCTGTGGTCGCGGGCGGATACGCCGATGGTTTGTTTCGCGCATTGAGCAATCGCGCTCATTGTTGGGTCTGTGCCCCTAGTGGTGCTGGCGGTTGGCGCGTACCTGTGGTTGGACGCATTTCTATGGACACTACTATCGTTGATATTTCTGCTGTGCCTGAAGGCGTGGTGGCGGAGGGCAGTCGAATCGAGTTTATTGGTGAGCATGTTCCGCTTGATGACCTGGCAGCATCCGCGCAAACAATCAATTACGAAATATTGACCTCTCTTGGTGTGCGCTACAAGCGCCATTACATTCGAGCGAACCCGTCATGA
- a CDS encoding type III pantothenate kinase yields MKLLVDAGNSRIKWWVPECQAHGVVDRLALDDLAGEIAAVIDISKLSSVRVSCVAGKSIETQLRGELGFARDLDVKFARVSSPLPILTVAYREIHRLGVDRWLAMLAVREKFPDRFCAVLDAGSAVTVDFVTEAGVHEGGMIVPGVQTMARALWSNTSDVAVERLELVPRWCPGVDTYDCVRQGVSALYTGLVNEVHSYIDGSAERHLSPAIVVTGGDRHWFTQAFSSPVVVDPHLVLKGLLVLDELEK; encoded by the coding sequence ATGAAGCTATTGGTGGATGCTGGCAACAGTCGAATTAAATGGTGGGTGCCCGAGTGTCAGGCGCATGGCGTAGTCGACCGGCTCGCGCTGGACGACCTCGCCGGCGAAATCGCGGCGGTTATCGATATCTCGAAGCTCAGTTCTGTGCGTGTGTCTTGTGTTGCAGGAAAATCCATCGAGACACAATTGCGCGGCGAGCTGGGCTTCGCGCGCGATCTTGATGTTAAATTTGCTCGCGTGAGCTCTCCCTTGCCAATACTTACAGTGGCTTACCGTGAAATTCATCGACTCGGTGTGGATCGGTGGCTGGCGATGTTGGCCGTGCGGGAAAAATTTCCCGACCGGTTTTGTGCGGTCCTGGATGCGGGGAGTGCGGTGACCGTGGACTTTGTTACCGAGGCCGGTGTCCACGAAGGGGGCATGATTGTGCCGGGTGTGCAAACCATGGCGCGTGCACTCTGGTCGAATACCAGCGATGTTGCGGTGGAGAGGTTGGAATTGGTTCCTCGCTGGTGCCCTGGCGTAGATACCTATGATTGCGTTAGGCAGGGTGTGAGTGCGCTCTATACAGGTTTGGTTAACGAAGTTCACAGTTATATCGATGGGTCGGCAGAGCGGCACCTGTCGCCTGCTATAGTTGTAACCGGTGGCGACCGGCACTGGTTTACACAGGCATTCAGTTCGCCAGTTGTGGTTGATCCGCACTTGGTGCTGAAGGGCTTGCTGGTGTTGGACGAATTGGAAAAATAA
- the aspS gene encoding aspartate--tRNA ligase, with product MRSVYCGVLTAANIGEEVTLCGWVDRRRDHGGVIFVDLRDRDGIVQVVFDPDAEDNFALADKVRPEYVLQVTGKVRARSESTVNANMATGEVEIYGTGLTILNTADTPPFQLDSFTSVGEDVRLRYRYLDLRRKEMQHNLRFRSKVTNAIRNYLDEHGFLDIETPILTRATPEGARDYLVPSRTHESKFFALPQSPQLFKQLLMVSGFDRYYQIAKCFRDEDLRADRQPEFTQIDIETSFMDEEQIMSVTEGMIRKLFNDVLSIDLGDFPRMPYSEAMEKYGSDKPDMRIPLEMVEIKDLMKDVEFKVFSAPANDPKSRVTAMRVPQGGEIPRKKIDAYTKFVSIYGAKGLAYIKVNDKDDLENGLQSPIVKFLPAEVCKAILERVGAENGDLIFFGADTTKVVTEALGALRCKLGEDLDLYTCEWAPLWVVDFPMFEETDEGGLTALHHPFTAPSCSPEDLQANPATALSRAYDMVLNGTELGGGSVRIHNQDMQQAVFKILGISPEEQREKFGFLLDALKFGAPPHGGLAFGLDRLIMLMTGADSIRDVIAFPKTQSAACLMTDAPGAVDAKQLQELHIRLRAKPQAAKDEAGKEEDK from the coding sequence ATGCGCAGTGTGTACTGCGGCGTTTTAACCGCTGCAAATATAGGTGAAGAGGTAACTCTTTGTGGATGGGTGGATCGCCGTCGCGACCATGGTGGTGTGATCTTTGTCGATCTGCGAGATCGCGATGGTATTGTGCAGGTGGTGTTCGATCCGGATGCCGAGGACAATTTTGCCCTGGCTGACAAGGTTCGGCCGGAGTATGTATTGCAGGTAACCGGAAAGGTACGCGCACGCTCGGAATCGACGGTAAACGCCAACATGGCGACCGGTGAAGTTGAAATCTATGGCACCGGGCTCACCATACTTAACACGGCTGATACGCCTCCGTTCCAGTTGGACTCCTTTACCTCCGTGGGTGAAGATGTGCGTTTGCGTTATCGTTATCTCGATCTACGGCGCAAAGAAATGCAGCACAATCTGCGCTTTCGTTCCAAGGTGACCAATGCGATTCGCAATTACCTGGATGAGCATGGGTTCCTGGATATCGAAACCCCAATTCTTACCCGCGCGACGCCCGAAGGCGCGCGCGATTACCTGGTGCCCTCGCGCACCCATGAGAGCAAATTTTTTGCGTTGCCGCAGTCGCCGCAACTTTTTAAACAGCTGTTGATGGTGTCCGGCTTTGACCGTTACTACCAGATTGCCAAGTGTTTCCGCGACGAAGATCTGCGCGCAGACCGCCAGCCTGAATTCACTCAGATTGATATTGAAACCTCGTTTATGGACGAGGAGCAGATCATGTCTGTTACGGAGGGAATGATCCGCAAGTTGTTCAACGACGTGCTGTCTATCGATCTCGGTGATTTCCCGCGGATGCCCTATTCCGAAGCGATGGAAAAATACGGTTCGGACAAACCTGACATGCGTATTCCGCTGGAAATGGTGGAAATAAAAGATCTGATGAAGGATGTGGAATTCAAAGTATTCTCCGCGCCTGCCAATGATCCAAAGAGCCGCGTGACTGCGATGCGAGTGCCGCAGGGCGGAGAAATTCCCCGCAAGAAAATCGATGCGTACACTAAATTCGTGTCAATTTACGGTGCTAAAGGCCTCGCCTATATTAAAGTTAACGATAAAGACGATCTGGAAAACGGTTTGCAATCGCCGATTGTTAAGTTTTTACCGGCGGAAGTCTGCAAGGCGATTCTCGAGCGTGTGGGTGCGGAAAACGGTGATCTTATTTTCTTCGGTGCGGATACCACCAAAGTAGTCACTGAAGCGCTGGGCGCGCTGCGCTGTAAACTCGGCGAAGATCTCGACCTTTACACTTGTGAATGGGCGCCGCTCTGGGTTGTCGACTTCCCGATGTTCGAAGAAACGGACGAGGGTGGTTTGACCGCGTTGCACCATCCGTTTACCGCGCCGTCATGTTCGCCGGAAGATTTGCAGGCAAACCCGGCAACCGCGCTTTCGCGAGCCTATGACATGGTGTTGAACGGTACTGAGTTAGGTGGTGGTTCGGTCCGTATTCACAATCAGGACATGCAGCAGGCGGTATTTAAAATTCTCGGCATTTCGCCTGAAGAACAGCGAGAGAAGTTTGGCTTCCTGCTGGATGCGCTTAAATTCGGTGCGCCGCCCCACGGTGGTTTGGCGTTTGGTCTTGATCGCCTGATCATGTTGATGACCGGTGCAGACTCCATTCGCGATGTCATTGCGTTCCCGAAAACCCAATCGGCGGCCTGTCTGATGACCGACGCTCCGGGCGCGGTGGATGCAAAGCAATTGCAGGAGTTGCATATCCGTTTGCGAGCCAAACCTCAGGCAGCAAAAGACGAGGCTGGCAAAGAAGAGGATAAATAG